In one window of Streptomyces showdoensis DNA:
- a CDS encoding cytochrome P450 yields the protein MSPSTAPSGTESPASGPSVASGAPVPGPTAPPPPQPSGVPAVPAAPSSAAGVVELLRAAAQAGPLTELRIGDRPFVLATGPDQTQQILAKRPDVYVKHGHRARPLLGDGLISASGDAWKRQRKLFQARFTVAGTRRWAHHITAAAERIAARWETAADTGTSVDLGRDMRFFALDTIWRTLTGTPLDEVTERELEAVDAVVASLPTLAGARPDPALAVDDALRQIDTTAHRVIGLARARRAEARPEGAPHLLDLLLDTAETRAEYTDRLIRDELVTLLVAGHETTAQTLCWLFVLLDRHPEVHDRFLTGYEAAADPAGRDALLGALVQETLRLYPAVWLVPRHAARDDVLDGLPIPAGTSVLTCPYLTHRSPELWPDPERFDPARFLPDGRRPQHPAAFQPFGIGARACLGQHFALQEMLTLLRLLLPAYRPRLTTPPRGAVFGANLRPDGPVRGTLTAVRP from the coding sequence ATGTCCCCCTCCACCGCGCCATCGGGTACGGAATCCCCCGCGTCCGGCCCCTCCGTCGCGTCCGGCGCCCCCGTCCCCGGCCCCACCGCGCCGCCGCCACCGCAGCCGTCGGGGGTCCCGGCGGTCCCGGCGGCCCCGTCTTCCGCGGCCGGGGTCGTCGAGCTGCTGCGGGCGGCGGCGCAGGCCGGGCCGCTGACCGAGCTCCGCATCGGCGACCGGCCGTTCGTGCTGGCGACCGGCCCCGACCAGACGCAGCAGATCCTCGCCAAGCGCCCGGACGTCTACGTCAAGCACGGGCACCGCGCACGCCCCCTCCTGGGTGACGGGCTGATCTCCGCGTCGGGCGACGCCTGGAAGCGCCAGCGCAAGCTGTTCCAGGCCCGGTTCACCGTGGCCGGGACGCGGCGCTGGGCCCACCACATCACGGCGGCGGCCGAGCGGATCGCGGCCCGCTGGGAGACGGCCGCCGACACCGGCACGTCCGTCGACCTCGGGCGGGACATGCGGTTCTTCGCGCTCGACACCATCTGGCGCACCCTCACCGGCACCCCCCTCGACGAGGTGACCGAGCGCGAACTGGAGGCCGTCGACGCGGTGGTCGCCTCCCTGCCCACGCTCGCCGGGGCCCGGCCCGACCCCGCGCTCGCCGTCGACGACGCGCTGCGGCAGATCGACACCACCGCCCACCGCGTCATCGGCCTGGCCCGCGCCCGGCGCGCGGAGGCGCGCCCCGAGGGGGCGCCGCACCTGCTCGACCTGCTCCTGGACACCGCCGAGACGCGGGCCGAGTACACCGACCGGCTCATCCGCGACGAACTCGTCACGCTCCTCGTGGCGGGACACGAGACCACCGCCCAGACCCTGTGCTGGCTCTTCGTCCTCCTCGACCGCCACCCCGAGGTCCACGACCGCTTCCTGACCGGGTACGAGGCGGCCGCGGATCCCGCCGGACGGGACGCGCTGCTGGGCGCGCTCGTCCAGGAGACGCTCCGGCTGTACCCGGCCGTCTGGCTCGTCCCCCGGCACGCGGCCCGCGACGACGTCCTCGACGGGCTGCCGATCCCCGCCGGCACCAGCGTCCTGACCTGCCCCTACCTCACCCACCGCAGCCCGGAGCTGTGGCCGGACCCCGAGCGCTTCGACCCCGCGCGCTTCCTCCCGGACGGGCGGCGCCCGCAGCACCCGGCCGCCTTCCAGCCCTTCGGCATCGGCGCGCGCGCCTGCCTCGGCCAGCACTTCGCCCTCCAGGAGATGCTCACGCTGCTGCGCCTGCTGCTCCCCGCGTACCGGCCGCGGCTGACCACCCCGCCCCGGGGCGCCGTCTTCGGCGCCAACCTGCGGCCCGACGGCCCTGTCCGGGGGACCCTGACGGCCGTCCGGCCGTGA
- a CDS encoding ABC transporter ATP-binding protein, which translates to MVTSESPGGAPAGAPQDPPARGPVLLALRFYARELARLTRLTVPAMLLPALGNIGIHYLAPLLVAKLVGRLAGGAGGGVGPVLPYVLGFAGVLLLAETLWRLGLHCLNRLDALGIEHLYVLGMDELFAKDAAFFHDNFAGSLTKRVLSFASRFEEFVDTLTFSVFGSFVPLVFASVVLWTYEPLLVVGLLVMIAFTAVCVRPLIRRRQALVRDREEAIARVSGHVADSLMNMDTVRAFAAEGREAAEHRSRVAESRRLTLRSWDFGNLRIDTLVAPLSVLTNVLGLVLALSLGAGDHGVEAVVVAFTYYSNATRIMFEFNQIYRRLESSMTEAAQFTELLLAPPVVRDPEAPEPLRTEGADVRFERVTFAHSGGDPLFDGLDLAVPSGAKIGLVGRSGGGKTTLTRLLLRMNDIDAGRILIGGQDISRMRQSDLRGLMAYVPQDPAMFHRTLRENIAFARPDATEAEIRRAAEAAHVTEFADALPEGFGTMVGERGVKLSGGQRQRVALARAILRDAPILLLDEATSALDSESEVLVQDALWRLMEGRTAFVVAHRLSTVAHMDRLVVLDRGRIVEQGSHQELLEAAGAYARLWQHQSGGFLDESAERAGVR; encoded by the coding sequence ATGGTTACGTCTGAATCACCCGGAGGTGCGCCGGCCGGCGCACCCCAGGATCCGCCCGCCAGGGGCCCGGTGCTCCTGGCGCTCCGCTTCTACGCACGGGAGCTGGCCCGGCTCACACGCCTGACCGTGCCCGCGATGCTGCTCCCGGCGCTGGGCAACATCGGCATCCACTACCTCGCGCCGCTGCTCGTCGCGAAGCTGGTCGGCCGGCTCGCCGGAGGGGCCGGCGGGGGAGTCGGCCCGGTGCTGCCGTACGTCCTCGGCTTCGCCGGGGTGCTGCTGCTCGCCGAGACGCTGTGGCGGCTCGGGCTGCACTGCCTGAACCGCCTCGACGCCCTCGGCATCGAGCACCTCTACGTCCTCGGCATGGACGAGCTGTTCGCCAAGGACGCCGCCTTCTTCCACGACAACTTCGCCGGGTCGCTGACCAAGCGGGTGCTGAGCTTCGCCTCCCGCTTCGAGGAGTTCGTCGACACCCTCACCTTCTCGGTGTTCGGCAGCTTCGTACCGCTGGTCTTCGCCTCGGTGGTGCTGTGGACGTACGAGCCGCTGCTCGTCGTCGGACTCCTGGTGATGATCGCTTTCACCGCCGTCTGCGTCCGGCCCCTCATCCGCCGCCGCCAGGCCCTGGTCCGGGACCGCGAGGAGGCGATCGCCCGGGTGTCGGGGCACGTCGCCGACAGCCTGATGAACATGGACACCGTACGGGCCTTCGCCGCCGAGGGGCGCGAGGCCGCCGAGCACCGGTCCCGCGTCGCCGAGTCGCGGCGGCTCACCCTGCGCTCCTGGGACTTCGGCAACCTGCGCATCGACACGCTCGTCGCGCCGCTGTCGGTGCTGACCAACGTGCTGGGCCTGGTGCTCGCGCTGTCGCTCGGTGCGGGCGACCACGGGGTGGAGGCGGTCGTCGTGGCCTTCACGTACTACTCCAACGCCACCCGGATCATGTTCGAGTTCAACCAGATCTACCGCCGTCTGGAGAGCTCGATGACGGAGGCCGCTCAGTTCACCGAACTGCTCCTGGCGCCGCCGGTCGTGCGCGACCCGGAGGCGCCGGAGCCGCTCCGCACGGAGGGCGCCGACGTGCGCTTCGAGCGGGTGACCTTCGCCCACTCGGGCGGGGACCCGCTCTTCGACGGGCTCGACCTGGCCGTCCCGAGCGGGGCGAAGATCGGCCTCGTCGGCCGGTCCGGCGGGGGGAAGACCACGCTCACCCGGCTGCTGCTGCGGATGAACGACATCGACGCCGGCCGGATCCTCATCGGCGGCCAGGACATCAGCCGGATGCGCCAGTCCGACCTGCGCGGGCTGATGGCGTACGTCCCGCAGGACCCGGCGATGTTCCACCGCACCCTGCGGGAGAACATCGCGTTCGCCCGTCCGGACGCCACCGAGGCCGAGATCCGGCGGGCCGCCGAGGCGGCGCACGTCACGGAGTTCGCCGACGCCCTGCCGGAGGGCTTCGGCACCATGGTGGGCGAGCGCGGCGTGAAGCTCTCCGGCGGGCAGCGCCAGCGGGTCGCCCTGGCCCGCGCGATCCTGCGCGACGCGCCCATCCTGCTCCTGGACGAGGCGACGAGCGCGCTGGACTCGGAGAGCGAGGTCCTCGTCCAGGACGCCCTGTGGCGCCTGATGGAGGGGCGCACGGCCTTCGTGGTGGCCCACCGGCTCAGCACGGTCGCGCACATGGACCGGCTCGTCGTCCTGGACCGCGGCCGGATCGTCGAGCAGGGCTCGCACCAGGAGCTCCTGGAGGCGGCCGGGGCCTACGCCCGGCTGTGGCAGCACCAGTCGGGCGGCTTCCTCGACGAGTCGGCCGAGCGGGCGGGGGTGCGCTGA